CGTCGGCGCCGGACGAAAAAAAGGCCCCCACCTATAGGTGGGGGCCTTTTCGATTAGATATAGACGTCACTTTGGGATAACGTTTATAGCCTTTGTACCCTTCGCGTCCTGAGTAACTTCAAACTCAACGCTCTGGCCTTCCGCGAGGGTCTTGAAACCTTCGCTCTGTATGGCCGAGAAGTGGACAAAGACGTCTTCACCCGACTCCTGCTCAATAAAGCCAAAACCTTTCGACTCGTTGAACCATTTTACTTTGCCTGTCAGCATCGCACAAAACCTCCTTTCCAAGATTTAATAAGTCATCGAGGCTTTGTGCAACTTAAGGTCCTACAGGCCCTGCCGTACAAATCACAAATCCTACCATCAACTTATCGTTTTTACTATTACATGAAAAACCGCGGGCTGTCAATAGTTATCTCGGACGCCTAAGGGCCTGTCCTGAGCCTGTCGAAAGGCAAGGCCGAAGCGGTATTTCAACTTCAAGGCTGCCGTTCGGGGTACTGGATACCGTGGCAATCGAACATCTCTTATGGTAACATACTCGCCGGCACCCCTTTAAAGGCTTATGTGGAAAAGTAGCTGCGCAGCGATATTCCTTGCCATTGCCGTCATAACGGTCCTCCTGAGGCTCCACTCCGTTGACGAGCCGTTCGAGAGGGACCTCACCACCTATTCCTACACCGCCCACCGCCTACTCGCCGGGGACAACCTCTACACGGACGTGTGGGACCACAAACCCCCGGGGATATACGGAACGTACATGCTTGCGGAAACCCTATGGGGCTATGAGCCCGAGACGGTTGTCTATCTCGGCATAACCTTCACGCTCGTCTCCCTTCTCTTCCTCTTCCTGTTTTTAAAGGAGATAGCCGGACCCCTGACCGCACTTGCCGGTTGTTCCTTCTGGGCGCTGGCCTC
This portion of the Thermodesulfobacteriota bacterium genome encodes:
- a CDS encoding cold-shock protein gives rise to the protein MLTGKVKWFNESKGFGFIEQESGEDVFVHFSAIQSEGFKTLAEGQSVEFEVTQDAKGTKAINVIPK